From one Gossypium hirsutum isolate 1008001.06 chromosome D08, Gossypium_hirsutum_v2.1, whole genome shotgun sequence genomic stretch:
- the LOC107962770 gene encoding uncharacterized protein → MGLVRNPNMRSGDMLEGMLSDYVGGKAKAKAPKNASSRLVTALTCLQFAFAVYATFLLYYMSPAVDLRTKPDFAWATRIARNMKQFIIPPHVLGRYQEAASFIRAEIPPITPSTICETEKLDFMQKKSNDVQMIKLKRELYDEILDFQSKTIGTEALAQLMAMKSKWDIRGPNKPKVTVLLNHFKRKTLCAQLDSLLHQTLPFHHVWVISFGSPNEQSLKRIVETYNDSRISFISSSYDFKYYGRFQMALQTEADLVYILDDDMIPGKKMLQILSHVAGTEKYKNSVLGSIGRILPFRQKDFTFPSYRKFRSKEAGLYLPDPAYDITVDKIVQVDFLSSSWFLSSELVKSLFIETPFTFMTGEDLFLSYQLQKYRNAGSFVLPVDPTDKETWGDSEHRLAYVSETTVIFKDIVQVRDDQWWRALSAGYVTQWAAMYPQKIDAFLYAHSLDEVKALAPLLEKFRSTVGKKAYIVVPGGSFCPCEDAAAALNWPKLVCRERRFKIFDLQIGALSGTSNSEVPVVQAVYSSMKGLIKIHNPSVVITVTDIDPNVKKALKMATETNVNGTALVLLPRPSVSKVLWMADLRSTALPNWNRMRVSVNIITQNRASSLTRLLKSLSDAYYIGDEIPISFNMDSKVDEATIKLVESFEWPHGPKTLRRRIIQGGLIRAVSESWYPTSDDDYGLLLEDDIEVSPYYYLWIKYALLAYHYDPQISLPELSSISLYTPRIVEVVKERPKWNPTDFFKRIHPNTPYLHQLPCSWGAVFFPKHWREFYVYMNMRFTEDAKSNPVQIPKSRTNGWQASWKKFLIDMMYLRGYVSLYPNFPNQASFSTNHMEPGAHISAKDNVVRHDKADFEVPLLKEDFRPLLPNGKMPPTSKLPSLNLFNQPVSLKGLKAAGAKLGQDVLRCDNATEIVTVNHITGLPQQCSKFQ, encoded by the exons ATGGGACTTGTGCGGAATCCGAATATGAGAAGTGGGGATATGTTGGAAGGAATGCTCAGCGATTATGTTGGAGGAAAGGCAAAGGCCAAGGCTCCAAAAAATGCCTCGTCTCGGCTTGTGACAGCTCTTACCTGCCTGCAGTTTGCCTTTGCAGTGTATGCAACATTCCTTTTGTACTACATGAGTCCAGCAGTAGACTTAAGAACCAAACCGGATTTTGCTTGGGCCACAAGGATTGCAAGAAACATGAAACAGTTCATCATCCCACCGCATGTTCTAGGGCGCTACCAAGAGGCCGCTTCTTTCATCCGAGCTGAAATCCCTCCGATTACACCATCCACAATTTGTGAGACCGAGAAGCTTGATTTCATGCAGAAGAAGTCCAATGATGTTCAAATGATCAAGTTGAAGAGAGAGTTGTATGATGAAATACTGGATTTCCAAAGCAAAACTATTGGCACTGAAGCTCTAGCTCAGCTAATGGCAATGAAATCCAAGTGGGATATTCGCGGTCCGAACAAACCGAAAGTGACAGTGCTCTTGAACCATTTCAAGAGAAAAACACTTTGTGCTCAGCTTGATTCATTGCTTCACCAGACACTTCCATTCCATCATGTTTGGGTGATTTCATTTGGAAGTCCAAATGAGCAATCTCTAAAGAGAATCGTCGAGACCTACAACGATTCTAGGATCAGCTTCATTAGTTCAAGCTATGACTTCAAGTACTATGGCAGgtttcaaatggctttacaaacTGAAGCTGATCTTGTATATATCCTTGACGATGACATGATTCCTGGTAAAAAAATGCTACAGATTTTATCTCATGTAGCTGGAACTGAAAAGTACAAGAACTCTGTTTTGGGTAGCATAGGAAGGATCTTGCCTTTTAGACAAAAGGATTTCACATTCCCGAGCTACCGGAAATTCCGATCGAAGGAGGCAGGGCTTTACTTGCCTGACCCTGCCTATGATATTACAGTCGATAAAATCGTGCAGGTCGATTTTCTCTCTAGCTCCTGGTTTTTATCTTCCGAGCTTGTCAAGTCACTTTTCATTGAGACACCTTTCACATTCATGACTGGTGAAGATCTTTTCCTCAG TTATCAACTTCAGAAGTATAGAAATGCAGGCTCATTTGTTCTTCCAGTTGACCCTACTGACAAAGAAACATGGGGAGATAGTGAACACAGGCTGGCTTATGTGTCGGAAACAACGGTGATTTTCAAGGACATAGTTCAAGTTAGAGATGATCAATGGTGGAGGGCACTAAGTGCTGGTTATGTAACTCAGTGGGCTGCAATGTACCCTCAAAAGATCGATGCTTTCTTATACGCTCACTCTCTCGATGAGGTCAAGGCACTTGCACCGCTGCTCGAAAAGTTCAGGTCCACTGTCGGGAAGAAGGCTTACATTGTAGTCCCTGGAGGCAGCTTCTGCCCTTGTGAAGATGCTGCTGCAGCATTAAACTGGCCAAAGTTGGTTTGTAGAGAGCGAAGATTTAAGATTTTTGATTTGCAAATCGGAGCACTTTCAGGAACATCAAACTCTGAGGTCCCAGTTGTGCAAGCAGTGTACTCTAGCATGAAAGGGTTAATCAAAATTCACAACCCCAGTGTGGTGATCACTGTGACTGACATTGATCCCAATGTGAAGAAAGCTCTGAAGATGGCAACCGAGACGAATGTAAATGGAACTGCACTCGTACTTTTACCAAGGCCTTCGGTCTCGAAGGTTCTATGGATGGCTGATCTAAGATCAACAGCATTGCCAA ATTGGAACCGGATGCGGGTCTCCGTCAACATAATAACTCAAAACCGTGCTTCTTCCTTAACAAGGCTTCTTAAATCTCTGAGTGATGCATACTATATTGGAGATGAGATTCCTATCAGCTTCAACATGGACAGTAAAGTGGATGAGGCAACTATTAAACTTGTAGAATCATTTGAATGGCCTCATGGCCCTAAAACCCTTAGAAGGAGAATCATTCAAGGGGGCCTCATTAGAGCAGTTAGTGAGAGTTGGTATCCAACATCAGATGATGACTATGGCCTGCTACTCGAGGACGATATCGAAGTCTCTCCTTACTACTATCTATGGATCAAATATGCTCTCTTAGCCTACCATTATGACCCTCAAATATCACTTCCCGAGCTCTCATCGATCTCTCTTTATACTCCTCGGATAGTTGAAGTCGTGAAAGAAAGGCCGAAATGGAATCCAACCGACTTCTTCAAACGCATTCACCCGAACACACCGTATCTTCACCAGCTACCTTGTAGTTGGGGTGCTGTTTTCTTCCCCAAACATTGGAGAGAATTCTATGTGTATATGAACATGAGGTTCACTGAAGATGCCAAATCAAATCCAGTTCAAATCCCAAAGTCTAGAACAAATGGATGGCAAGCTTCATGGAAAAAGTTTCTCATCGACATGATGTACCTTAGAGGATACGTTAGCCTTTATCCCAACTTTCCCAACCAAGCTAGCTTTTCGACCAACCATATGGAACCAGGGGCCCATATCAGTGCAAAGGACAATGTTGTTAGGCATGACAAGGCAGATTTTGAAGTCCCATTGTTGAAGGAAGATTTTAGACCCCTTTTGCCTAATGGAAAGATGCCACCAACCTCCAAGCTGCCATCACTTAACCTTTTCAATCAACCTGTTTCATTGAAGGGACTCAAGGCAGCAGGCGCCAAGTTGGGCCAAGATGTGTTACGATGCGATAATGCCACCGAGATTGTGACGGTTAATCATATCACCGGCCTGCCACAGCAATGCTCGAAATTCCAATGA